The Apibacter raozihei genome contains a region encoding:
- the pepE gene encoding dipeptidase PepE, with product MKLLLLSNSTHADFSTNYIHEFLDKVDTDILFIPYAAVRLSHVQYEERVNLAWSGIERQVKSIHHFSNPKEAVRKSKAIVVGGGNTWQLVKTLHEYDLMNEIKEHVNSGIPYIGWSAGSNIACPTLKTTNDMPVVEPSSFETLGLIPFQINPHYMDANPDGHRGETREERIEEFIELNRNIYVAGLRENTLLSYHKGKIKLQGNRTVRIFKYGEEPKEFNSDDDLSFLIQ from the coding sequence ATGAAGTTATTATTATTAAGTAATTCCACACATGCTGATTTTTCAACCAATTATATACATGAATTTTTAGATAAGGTTGATACGGATATATTATTTATACCTTATGCAGCGGTTCGGCTTTCTCATGTTCAATATGAGGAACGAGTTAATCTGGCTTGGAGTGGAATTGAACGTCAGGTGAAGAGCATTCATCATTTTAGTAATCCTAAAGAGGCCGTTAGAAAATCTAAAGCTATAGTGGTAGGTGGAGGGAATACCTGGCAGTTGGTTAAAACTTTGCACGAATATGATTTAATGAATGAGATTAAAGAACATGTAAATTCGGGGATTCCATATATTGGATGGAGTGCAGGTTCTAATATTGCATGTCCGACTTTAAAGACTACTAATGATATGCCCGTTGTTGAACCCTCAAGTTTTGAAACATTAGGATTAATACCTTTCCAAATAAACCCTCATTATATGGATGCTAACCCTGATGGGCATAGAGGGGAAACAAGAGAGGAAAGAATAGAAGAATTTATAGAACTGAACAGAAATATATATGTAGCTGGATTAAGAGAAAATACATTGCTGTCATATCATAAAGGCAAAATCAAATTGCAGGGAAACCGTACGGTTCGTATATTTAAATATGGAGAGGAACCCAAAGAATTTAATTCTGATGATGATTTATCCTTTTTA